The DNA segment CGTGGTCGAGCCCTTCCAGGTCGCCGAGGCAAGGGCAGCAGGAGCGGATGCCGTGCTTGCGATGTTGTCGGTGCTCGACGACAGCCAGGCGGCAGAGGTCATGGCCGCCGCCCATGGCCTGGCAATGGATGTGCTCGTCGAGGTCCATGACGAAGGGGAACTGGCGCGCGCAATCGGGCTGGGCGCGGAGATAATCGGTATCAACAACCGCGACCTCAAAAGCCTGCGGACCGACTTGGCAGTGACCGAGCGGCTGGCGCCGCTTGTCCCGGCCAACGCCCTGCTGGTGGCGGAATCGGGCATCGCCTCCCATTCCGATGTCCAGCGATTGGCCTCGAACGTCGATGCATTCCTGGTGGGTTCCTCGCTGATGGCCGCGGACGATATCTCCCAGGCCGCCCGGACGCTGGTCCATGGCCGCGTCAAAATTTGCGGGATTACGCGGTTGGAGGATGTCAGCGCAGCCGCTCGGTCCGGTGCGACTCATGTCGGCTTGATTATGGTCCCGCAAACGCCGCGGGCGGCGACGGTCGAGCAGGCCTTGCCCTTGGCGCAGTCGGCGCGGCTCAAGGGACTTGTTGCGGTTGGCGTGTTTCGCGACGCGGAAGCCAATCGCGTGAGCGAAGTTGTGGCGGCGCTGCAGCTCGGCGCGGTCCAGCTGCACGGAAAAGAAAGCGCTGCGCAGGTTGCCGAGCTTCGCGCGCTATTGCCGGACGAAATCGAAATCTGGACCGCCCGGACCGTTGACGGCGACCGCATTGGACCAGCCCGCGCCGCCCATCGAACGCTGTTCGACACGATGATCGATGGACGAAGCGGCGGCACTGGACAGCCGTTCGACTGGAGCGTGCTTGCCGGAGAGCCGGACTTGTCGGCGGCCTTCCTGTCGGGTGGCATCGGCCCCGGCAATGTAGCCGCGGCTGCGCGCGTCGGCGCCTACGGCCTCGACGCATCTTCACGGGTCGAAGCCAGTGCGGGCGTCAAGGACCATGAGCTGCTCGACCGGCTCTTTGCCGAATTGCGCCCGATTTCCCGGAGTCATGCATGAAGCTCGATGGACGTTTCGGCCGCTTTGGCGGCGCCTATGTGCCCGAAATACTGGTTCCCGCGCTGGAACAGCTCGAGGCAGCTTTCCTTGATGCCCAGCAGGACCCCGGCTTCGTCGCGGAACTGGCGGATTTACTGTCCACCTATGCGGGCCGGCCAACGCCACTGACCCGCTGCCGGAATCTGTCGAAGGGCCGGACGCGCATTTACCTCAAGCGGGAGGATCTGCTTCATGGCGGCGCGCACAAGACCAACCAGGTGCTGGCCCAAGGACTACTCGCCCGGCGCATGGGGAAGAAAAGGCTTATCGCGGAGACCGGCGCCGGCCAGCATGGCGTAGCCACTGCGCTGGCCGGCGCCTTGTTCGGGCTTGAAACCTGCATCTACATGGGCGCCGACGATGTCGAGCGCCAGCAGCTCAACGTGTTCCGCATGGAGCTAATGGGTGCGACGGTCATCCCCGTTACCGCGGGCGGGCGGACCTTGAAGGACGCCGTCAACGAGGCGCTTCGCGACTGGACCGCGTCGTTCGACGACACGCATTATCTGCTCGGCACGGTCGCCGGTCCGCATCCCTTCCCGCTGATGGTCCGCGAATTTCAACGGGT comes from the Sphingomonas xanthus genome and includes:
- the trpCF gene encoding bifunctional indole-3-glycerol-phosphate synthase TrpC/phosphoribosylanthranilate isomerase TrpF gives rise to the protein MADVLARIVARKKDEVRQRRVALPPPDPSRRSLRDALAKPGARFVMEVKRRSPSGHVGRHSLEQAVAAYAPVADAISVLTDGADFGGSLDDLAVARSRFDGPILAKDFVVEPFQVAEARAAGADAVLAMLSVLDDSQAAEVMAAAHGLAMDVLVEVHDEGELARAIGLGAEIIGINNRDLKSLRTDLAVTERLAPLVPANALLVAESGIASHSDVQRLASNVDAFLVGSSLMAADDISQAARTLVHGRVKICGITRLEDVSAAARSGATHVGLIMVPQTPRAATVEQALPLAQSARLKGLVAVGVFRDAEANRVSEVVAALQLGAVQLHGKESAAQVAELRALLPDEIEIWTARTVDGDRIGPARAAHRTLFDTMIDGRSGGTGQPFDWSVLAGEPDLSAAFLSGGIGPGNVAAAARVGAYGLDASSRVEASAGVKDHELLDRLFAELRPISRSHA
- the trpB gene encoding tryptophan synthase subunit beta translates to MKLDGRFGRFGGAYVPEILVPALEQLEAAFLDAQQDPGFVAELADLLSTYAGRPTPLTRCRNLSKGRTRIYLKREDLLHGGAHKTNQVLAQGLLARRMGKKRLIAETGAGQHGVATALAGALFGLETCIYMGADDVERQQLNVFRMELMGATVIPVTAGGRTLKDAVNEALRDWTASFDDTHYLLGTVAGPHPFPLMVREFQRVIGKEAREQILAIEGRLPDAVVACVGGGSNAIGMFSDFVGDEGVKLIGVEAAGKGLAGREHGATILKGRPGILHGAETLLLQDADGQVDDTWSVSAGLDYPAVGPEHAHLKESGRAEYVGITDAEALDAFIALARGEGILGAFESCHALAQALKLAEQGEDQILLVNLSGRGDKDVGQAMNLLAPADREAAQ